The following coding sequences lie in one Paracidovorax avenae genomic window:
- a CDS encoding phosphopantetheine-binding protein: protein MNSLKLEIKRLIIETLDLEGTAPDDIADDALLFAADGVGLDSIDALEIGVALRKRYQIQLEAGDAENRRHFSSVSSLAELIESRRQFA from the coding sequence ATGAATTCACTGAAGCTTGAGATCAAGCGCCTCATCATCGAGACGCTCGACCTGGAGGGCACCGCCCCGGACGACATCGCGGACGACGCCCTGCTTTTCGCCGCCGACGGCGTGGGGCTGGATTCCATCGACGCCCTGGAGATCGGCGTCGCACTGCGCAAGCGCTACCAGATCCAGCTGGAGGCCGGCGATGCCGAGAACCGCCGGCACTTCAGTTCGGTCAGCAGCCTGGCGGAGTTGATCGAATCCCGGCGCCAGTTCGCCTGA
- a CDS encoding DUF3261 domain-containing protein → MTPRRAWIAVNPVRLAGLAAVAAALAGCGPDDGRCAPLPGGGQYCLQPTADVVPFDVQQKATVRFRGHAETMIVQMEVDAQGIRFVGLTPFGHKVVDVEYDNRAVRVHALPDRRLDARLLLALVQIAQWPADSVRAGLSASLSLDAADPHHVRVQDRDGATAVAVRREGSAPPYDRADIDLPGPGLALALDTLPAPDAAEPSP, encoded by the coding sequence ATGACGCCGCGCAGGGCATGGATCGCCGTGAATCCGGTCCGGCTGGCTGGCCTGGCGGCCGTGGCTGCGGCCCTGGCCGGCTGCGGCCCGGACGACGGCCGCTGCGCACCGCTGCCCGGCGGCGGGCAGTACTGCCTGCAGCCCACGGCCGATGTGGTGCCCTTCGACGTCCAGCAGAAGGCGACGGTGCGATTCCGCGGCCATGCCGAAACCATGATCGTGCAGATGGAAGTGGATGCGCAGGGCATCCGCTTCGTCGGACTGACGCCGTTCGGGCACAAGGTGGTGGACGTGGAATACGACAACCGCGCCGTGCGGGTCCACGCGCTGCCCGACCGGCGCCTGGACGCACGGCTGCTGCTGGCGCTCGTGCAGATCGCCCAATGGCCCGCGGACAGCGTGCGGGCCGGGCTGTCTGCCAGCCTGTCGCTGGATGCGGCCGATCCCCATCACGTCCGCGTGCAGGACCGGGACGGCGCCACGGCGGTAGCGGTGCGCCGCGAGGGAAGCGCCCCGCCCTACGACCGTGCGGACATCGACCTGCCCGGCCCGGGCCTCGCGCTCGCCCTGGACACCCTGCCGGCTCCGGATGCCGCGGAGCCTTCGCCATGA
- a CDS encoding lysophospholipid acyltransferase family protein → MTRTWDYGWRLFATALCFAAFGLGGLLLTVAVFPALLLFRKADRIRHARRLIQRVFAGFLRLAEALGVMRLHVSGAHRLRGCGGTLVLANHPTLIDVVVLLSLMPTAGCVVKQALWKNPVLGAAVRAAGYISNSEPETLVGDCTRALAEGQPLIIFPEGTRSQPGQPLHFLRGASYIAIASGAPIVPVLIGCRPSTLTKQDKWYRIPPRRFELRVEVLEPLAPLHADAGGAPPALAARHLTQSLETHFTREIQRHEFTEA, encoded by the coding sequence ATGACGCGGACCTGGGACTACGGCTGGCGCCTGTTCGCCACGGCCCTGTGCTTCGCGGCCTTCGGCCTGGGCGGCCTGCTGCTGACGGTGGCGGTGTTTCCCGCCCTGCTGCTCTTCAGGAAAGCCGACCGCATCCGGCATGCCCGCCGGCTCATCCAGCGCGTGTTCGCGGGCTTCCTGCGGCTCGCCGAAGCCCTGGGCGTGATGCGCCTGCATGTCTCCGGCGCGCACCGGCTGCGCGGCTGCGGCGGCACGCTGGTACTCGCCAACCACCCCACGCTGATCGACGTAGTGGTGCTGCTCTCGCTCATGCCCACGGCAGGCTGCGTGGTGAAGCAGGCCCTCTGGAAGAACCCCGTGCTCGGCGCCGCCGTGCGGGCGGCCGGCTACATCAGCAATTCGGAGCCTGAAACATTGGTGGGCGACTGCACGCGCGCCCTGGCGGAAGGCCAGCCGCTCATCATCTTCCCGGAGGGCACGCGCAGCCAGCCCGGCCAGCCGCTGCACTTCCTGCGCGGCGCCTCCTATATCGCCATCGCGAGCGGGGCTCCCATCGTTCCGGTGCTGATCGGCTGCCGGCCATCGACGCTCACCAAGCAGGACAAGTGGTACCGCATCCCCCCGCGGCGCTTCGAACTGCGGGTGGAGGTGCTCGAGCCGCTGGCCCCGCTGCATGCCGATGCCGGCGGCGCACCGCCGGCCCTCGCCGCCCGGCACCTGACCCAATCCCTGGAAACCCATTTCACCCGAGAAATACAGCGCCATGAATTCACTGAAGCTTGA
- a CDS encoding MMPL family transporter, producing MNAVRLRAWIWLAIAVLLGAACVLQFTHSARLQTNLLTLLPATERNPVAEDAVNRLADTVGNRAVFLVGGVPLETAARAARGFARALQDSGAFRQVTSDIPPTDLGRLTAIYREHRHGLLSAADREALRAGRPALAARLQAKLNAPLRLGLSLPLADDPFGFADAWLSALPLADLRLQPADGLLVVRDHGAAWVLVTAELKGSAYDDRIQRPVLRATTGAEQALARAFPEVRLLRAGTVFYAQAARSSAETEFHLIGAGSLVGMLVLLYLVFRSPRPLALGLLSVAFGICAGLVATIQVYGEIHLITLVFGASLIGEAIDYSVQYFAAHLGAGPAWEPLGALRRITPGLAMALATSLLGYGALWFAPFPALSQIALFALAGLSAAWLSVFLLLPALLRRPSTRDPAAAFQLPRRLLAWWQAHMDLRRCLLLMGGLLIAAVPGWWQLRGDDDIRLLIDRPAALLAQERQLRELAGLGQTGQFILVEGSSPDEVLAREEALATRLAPLVADGALGGWQALSSFVPSAQRQKDNHALLAAHVYADESALSTLLDDAGVRDDIAARQKPQFLAAEGRTLSLQDWLQAPVSAPFRHLWLGTTAHGYASIVLPQGLQRPDDVRRAVDVLPGVAFVDKAGSISALFRQYRLGSVQWLVCALALVYGVLCLRYGARKATGVLAPTVLAMGLALACFGYAHVPLTLFHLMGLMLVLGVGVNYPIFLLEGGGNEAATLSGVLLSAGTTLLSFGLLAFSSMPALSGFGATLLVGIGMSVLLSPVVLSLDARRPR from the coding sequence ATGAACGCGGTTCGCCTGCGCGCGTGGATCTGGCTGGCCATCGCGGTCCTGCTGGGTGCCGCGTGCGTGCTGCAGTTCACGCACTCCGCGCGCCTGCAGACCAACCTGCTGACGCTGCTGCCCGCGACCGAGCGCAACCCCGTGGCGGAAGACGCGGTGAACCGGCTGGCGGATACCGTGGGCAACCGTGCGGTGTTCCTGGTGGGCGGCGTGCCGCTGGAGACCGCGGCCCGCGCCGCACGCGGATTCGCCCGGGCGCTCCAGGATTCGGGCGCCTTCCGCCAGGTTACTTCCGACATCCCGCCCACCGACCTGGGGCGGCTCACGGCCATCTACCGGGAGCACCGCCACGGCCTGCTTTCCGCGGCGGACCGCGAGGCGCTCCGGGCAGGCCGCCCGGCGCTCGCCGCACGCCTGCAGGCCAAGCTGAACGCCCCCCTGCGCCTGGGGCTGTCGCTGCCGCTGGCGGACGACCCCTTCGGCTTCGCCGATGCGTGGCTGTCCGCGCTGCCGCTGGCCGACCTCCGGCTCCAGCCCGCCGACGGCCTGCTGGTGGTGCGCGACCACGGCGCCGCCTGGGTGCTGGTCACGGCCGAACTGAAGGGATCGGCGTACGACGACCGCATCCAGCGGCCGGTGCTGCGCGCCACCACCGGCGCCGAACAGGCACTCGCCCGCGCATTCCCTGAAGTGCGGCTGCTGCGCGCCGGCACCGTCTTCTATGCCCAGGCCGCACGCTCCAGCGCCGAAACCGAATTCCACCTCATCGGCGCGGGGTCGCTGGTGGGCATGCTCGTGCTGCTCTACCTCGTGTTCCGCTCGCCGCGCCCCCTGGCCCTGGGCCTGCTGTCAGTGGCGTTCGGCATCTGCGCCGGGCTGGTGGCCACCATCCAGGTGTACGGAGAGATCCACCTCATCACCCTGGTCTTCGGCGCCAGCCTGATCGGCGAGGCCATCGACTATTCGGTGCAGTATTTCGCGGCCCACCTCGGGGCTGGCCCGGCGTGGGAGCCGCTGGGCGCACTGCGCCGCATCACGCCGGGCCTCGCCATGGCGCTCGCCACCAGCCTGCTGGGCTACGGCGCCCTGTGGTTCGCGCCGTTCCCCGCGCTGTCGCAGATCGCGCTGTTCGCCCTGGCGGGACTGTCCGCGGCGTGGCTGAGCGTGTTCCTGCTGCTGCCGGCGCTGCTGCGGCGCCCCAGCACCCGGGACCCGGCCGCGGCCTTCCAGCTGCCCCGGCGCCTGCTGGCCTGGTGGCAGGCCCACATGGACCTGCGGCGCTGCCTGCTGCTCATGGGCGGGCTGCTGATCGCCGCCGTTCCGGGGTGGTGGCAATTGCGCGGCGACGACGACATCCGCCTGCTCATCGACCGGCCGGCCGCCCTGCTCGCGCAGGAACGGCAACTCCGGGAACTGGCGGGCCTGGGGCAGACCGGCCAGTTCATACTCGTCGAAGGATCGAGTCCGGACGAGGTCCTGGCCCGCGAAGAAGCGCTTGCCACGCGGCTGGCACCGCTGGTGGCAGACGGCGCCCTGGGCGGGTGGCAGGCGCTCTCGTCGTTCGTGCCCTCCGCGCAGCGCCAGAAAGACAATCATGCGCTGCTGGCCGCGCACGTCTATGCCGACGAATCCGCGCTCAGCACCCTGCTGGACGACGCGGGCGTGCGCGACGACATCGCCGCCCGGCAGAAGCCGCAGTTCCTGGCGGCCGAGGGCCGGACGCTCTCGCTGCAGGACTGGCTGCAGGCACCCGTCTCCGCCCCGTTCCGCCACCTGTGGCTGGGTACGACCGCGCACGGTTATGCCAGCATCGTGCTTCCGCAGGGGCTGCAGCGGCCTGACGACGTTCGCCGGGCGGTGGACGTGCTTCCGGGCGTGGCGTTCGTGGACAAGGCCGGCAGCATCTCGGCGCTGTTCCGCCAGTACCGGCTGGGCAGCGTGCAATGGCTCGTGTGCGCCCTGGCGCTCGTGTACGGCGTGCTGTGCCTGCGCTACGGCGCCCGCAAGGCCACCGGGGTGCTCGCCCCGACCGTGCTCGCCATGGGACTGGCCCTGGCCTGCTTCGGCTACGCGCACGTGCCGCTCACGCTGTTCCACCTCATGGGGCTGATGCTGGTGCTCGGCGTGGGCGTCAACTACCCGATCTTCCTGCTGGAAGGCGGAGGCAACGAAGCGGCCACCCTCTCGGGCGTGCTGCTGTCCGCGGGTACCACGCTGCTCTCGTTCGGCCTGCTGGCCTTCAGCTCGATGCCCGCCCTGTCGGGGTTCGGCGCCACGCTGCTCGTGGGCATCGGCATGTCCGTGCTGCTGTCGCCGGTGGTGCTGAGCCTGGATGCGCGGAGGCCGCGATGA
- a CDS encoding AMP-binding protein codes for MQVLPLHALPSMPRAGDAPVCRRGALTVTWRALQEGVARRSEGIRRHGAERWLLAADDACGFATGLLAILHAGRQAVIPPNTQPGTLARLASAYDATLADVPDGPGDASGLAPIDPHRPAIHIYTSGSTGEPKPVRKTLGQFQAEVATLEALWGETIGDAGFIATAPHAHFYGLLFRVLWPLATGRMFDAATIDTPSLLHERLACFAPAAVLVSSPAQLTRLPELLPLGGLRPVLRHVFSSGGPLPSGTALVFREQFGEAPTEVFGSTETGGIGWRQQVEGDAWTPMPGMRITRGDQGALQLRSPFLPDPDVVCEMDDAVALSPDGRFRLLGRLDRTVKIEEKRVSLPDLEARLASHPWIAQAAAVLLQRGRLRIGAAAVLTPEGRDVLEREGHRLLSRTLRLHLSGHFDAVVLPRHWRFPPQLPVNERGKLPAAAVAALFHADEDSDARAMAA; via the coding sequence ATGCAGGTGCTGCCACTCCATGCGCTGCCTTCCATGCCGCGCGCAGGCGATGCCCCCGTGTGCCGCCGCGGCGCGCTCACCGTCACCTGGCGCGCCTTGCAGGAAGGCGTCGCCCGGCGCAGCGAAGGCATCCGCCGGCATGGGGCCGAACGCTGGCTGCTGGCCGCGGACGACGCCTGCGGCTTCGCCACCGGCCTGCTGGCCATCCTGCATGCGGGCCGACAGGCCGTGATTCCGCCCAACACCCAGCCCGGCACCCTGGCGCGCCTGGCGAGCGCCTACGACGCCACGCTCGCCGATGTGCCGGATGGCCCCGGCGACGCCTCCGGTCTCGCGCCGATCGATCCCCACCGCCCCGCCATCCACATCTACACCTCCGGAAGCACCGGCGAGCCGAAGCCGGTGCGCAAGACACTCGGGCAGTTCCAGGCCGAGGTGGCGACGCTGGAGGCGCTCTGGGGCGAAACCATCGGCGATGCGGGCTTCATCGCGACCGCACCGCATGCGCATTTCTACGGGTTGCTGTTCCGCGTGCTCTGGCCCCTCGCCACCGGGCGGATGTTCGACGCGGCCACCATCGATACGCCGAGCCTGCTGCACGAGCGGCTGGCGTGCTTCGCGCCGGCGGCCGTGCTGGTCAGCAGCCCCGCACAGCTCACGCGGCTGCCCGAGTTGCTGCCGCTCGGTGGCCTGCGGCCCGTGCTGCGCCACGTCTTTTCTTCCGGCGGCCCCCTGCCGTCCGGCACGGCCCTGGTGTTCCGGGAGCAGTTCGGCGAAGCGCCCACCGAAGTGTTCGGCAGCACGGAGACCGGCGGCATCGGCTGGCGGCAGCAGGTGGAGGGCGACGCCTGGACCCCCATGCCCGGCATGCGCATCACGCGCGGCGATCAGGGCGCGCTCCAGCTGCGCTCGCCATTCCTGCCCGATCCGGATGTCGTCTGCGAGATGGACGACGCGGTGGCCCTTTCGCCCGACGGCCGCTTCCGGCTGCTGGGCCGGCTGGACCGCACCGTGAAGATCGAGGAAAAGCGCGTGTCCCTGCCGGACCTCGAAGCGCGCCTGGCATCCCACCCGTGGATCGCCCAGGCCGCGGCCGTGCTGCTGCAACGCGGCCGGCTGCGCATCGGTGCCGCGGCGGTGCTCACGCCCGAGGGGCGCGACGTACTCGAGCGGGAAGGCCACCGCCTGCTTTCCCGGACGCTGCGGCTGCACCTGTCCGGCCATTTCGACGCGGTCGTCCTGCCGCGCCACTGGCGGTTCCCGCCGCAGCTTCCGGTGAACGAGCGCGGCAAGCTGCCGGCGGCGGCGGTCGCCGCGCTGTTCCACGCCGACGAGGATTCCGATGCCCGAGCAATGGCTGCCTGA
- a CDS encoding acyl carrier protein, whose product MNTQHILDQVRDILVETFEIDATRVTADANLFEDLDLDSIDAVDLAIKLQEMTGRRIQVDRFKSVRTVSDLVTTVQHLLATAETPATA is encoded by the coding sequence ATGAATACCCAGCACATCCTGGACCAAGTCCGCGACATCCTCGTGGAGACCTTCGAAATCGATGCCACCCGCGTCACGGCGGACGCGAACCTGTTCGAGGACCTCGATCTCGACAGCATCGATGCCGTGGATCTCGCGATCAAGCTGCAGGAGATGACCGGCCGGCGCATCCAGGTGGACCGCTTCAAGAGCGTGCGCACCGTGAGCGACCTCGTCACCACCGTGCAGCATCTGCTGGCGACGGCGGAAACGCCCGCCACTGCCTGA
- a CDS encoding outer membrane lipoprotein carrier protein LolA, which translates to MRTLTAALRLAALALWLALPVHAATADTATLSGLAEHVAQYPVVRADFTQTRQMAALKRPVVTTGKIVYSRERGVLWQIEKPYAMTYVLQDDKVVEIGADGQRRERQVQGLAEIGRVFRAVLSADAQALAGYFDIAVRGTTAQWTLELKPRQPQMAQAMERIQITGDQFVQTLRMDEAGGDSTSLRFRGTQGAAALSDAELQRFNGVPRTP; encoded by the coding sequence ATGCGCACGCTGACCGCCGCCCTGCGCCTGGCGGCGCTCGCGCTGTGGCTGGCCCTGCCCGTCCACGCGGCCACCGCCGACACTGCCACCCTGTCCGGCCTCGCGGAGCACGTCGCGCAGTACCCGGTGGTCCGTGCCGATTTCACGCAGACCCGGCAGATGGCGGCGCTCAAGCGCCCTGTGGTCACGACCGGCAAGATCGTCTATTCGCGCGAACGCGGCGTGCTGTGGCAGATCGAGAAGCCCTACGCGATGACCTACGTGCTGCAGGACGACAAGGTGGTGGAGATCGGCGCCGACGGGCAGCGGCGCGAGCGTCAGGTACAGGGCCTGGCAGAGATCGGCCGCGTCTTCCGCGCGGTGCTGAGCGCCGACGCGCAGGCGCTGGCCGGCTACTTCGACATTGCCGTGCGGGGAACCACCGCGCAGTGGACCCTGGAGCTGAAGCCGCGCCAGCCGCAGATGGCACAGGCCATGGAGCGCATCCAGATCACCGGTGACCAGTTCGTGCAGACGCTGCGCATGGACGAAGCGGGCGGCGACAGCACGTCCCTGCGGTTCCGCGGCACGCAGGGCGCGGCCGCGCTCTCGGACGCCGAGCTGCAGCGCTTCAACGGCGTGCCCCGCACCCCATGA
- a CDS encoding acyl-CoA thioesterase: MNPLLLSASIDVEIPFHDVDTMDVAWHGHYVKYFELARCALLRRFDYDYPQMKASGYLWPVVECHLKYVRPALYGQRVRVEAALAEYENRIKIRYEIRDTASDTLLTKGHTVQLAVDAATRELQFVSPPIVFANLERACAR, translated from the coding sequence ATGAATCCGCTTTTGCTTTCCGCCAGCATCGACGTGGAGATCCCGTTCCACGACGTGGACACCATGGACGTCGCCTGGCACGGCCACTACGTCAAGTATTTCGAGTTGGCCCGCTGCGCCCTGCTGCGCCGCTTCGACTACGACTACCCCCAGATGAAGGCTTCGGGCTATCTCTGGCCCGTCGTGGAATGCCACCTGAAATACGTGCGCCCCGCGCTGTATGGCCAGCGCGTGCGGGTCGAGGCGGCATTGGCCGAATACGAGAACCGCATCAAGATCCGCTACGAGATCCGCGACACGGCCAGCGACACCCTCCTCACCAAGGGCCACACGGTGCAGCTGGCCGTGGATGCAGCCACCCGGGAGCTGCAGTTCGTCTCGCCGCCCATCGTGTTCGCCAACCTGGAGCGCGCATGCGCACGCTGA
- a CDS encoding 3-hydroxyacyl-ACP dehydratase FabZ family protein — protein sequence MPEQWLPEVSAVRRPDDDTAVIAMHVSGGITHFAGHFPGFPILPGIVQLDWAVRFADDHLPGFAQRGAFRALEQVKFQSLVLPGKELELNLSWSRDRQRLAFAYAAGDRPCSSGRIAFGPAP from the coding sequence ATGCCCGAGCAATGGCTGCCTGAAGTCAGCGCCGTGCGGCGCCCCGATGACGACACAGCCGTGATCGCGATGCACGTGTCCGGCGGCATCACGCATTTCGCCGGCCATTTCCCGGGCTTCCCGATCCTGCCCGGCATCGTGCAGCTGGACTGGGCTGTGCGCTTCGCGGACGATCACCTGCCCGGCTTCGCGCAGCGCGGGGCGTTCCGAGCGCTCGAGCAGGTGAAATTCCAGTCGCTCGTGCTGCCGGGAAAGGAGCTGGAACTGAACCTGTCGTGGAGCCGGGACCGCCAGCGGCTCGCATTCGCCTATGCGGCCGGCGACCGGCCGTGCTCCTCGGGCCGCATCGCCTTCGGGCCCGCGCCATGA
- a CDS encoding glycosyltransferase — protein sequence MAFRPCLIIPIYNHGDTIAATVARLAVHGLPIYIVDDGSDAPTQQALAAVAAACPQVRLSRLPANQGKGAAVMDGMRRALRDGMSHALQIDADGQHDTGDVPRFLACGERHPDAVVCGQPIYDASVPRKRLYGRYVTHFWVWVETLSFAVRDSMCGFRLYPLAPTCALIDTHRIPARMAFDIEIIVRLCWAGLPVRNIRTRVTYPEGGLSHFDMLRDNLRISWMHTRLSLGMLPRFPWIVARRLRGAPASAPAQAPQPHWTRIAERGSSLGLAIVAATYRLLGPRAVGWMLYPIIAYFHAAAGPARRASQTYLARVHACGGLPRPPRARDSFRHMMAFARSSVEKLAAWSGKATATRVHFPQQALFDELVASRRGALLVSAHLGNLEMARAMAHAGQQVTVNAVMYTDHAQRFHRMLSRVNGGFDFNLLQVSSLGPDTAILLQEKIDRGELLVIVGDRTPPGSPGQASRTCTADFLGQPALFPEGPFILASLLDCPVYLFFCLPGPDGYTIHLEPFAERIELPRRERKQRLQDYVRAYARRLESYCLAAPLQWFNFFDFWHTATPAALPTQQPAGEAPIHTRTE from the coding sequence ATGGCATTCCGCCCCTGCCTCATCATCCCCATCTACAACCACGGGGACACCATCGCCGCCACGGTCGCCCGGCTCGCGGTGCACGGCCTGCCCATCTACATCGTGGACGACGGCAGCGACGCCCCGACGCAGCAAGCGCTGGCCGCCGTCGCCGCCGCGTGCCCGCAGGTGCGCCTGTCGCGCCTGCCCGCCAACCAGGGCAAGGGGGCTGCCGTGATGGACGGCATGCGCCGGGCGCTGCGCGACGGCATGAGCCACGCGCTGCAGATCGATGCGGACGGCCAGCACGACACCGGAGACGTTCCGCGCTTTCTCGCATGCGGCGAACGACATCCGGACGCCGTGGTGTGCGGCCAGCCCATCTACGACGCCTCGGTGCCCAGGAAGCGGCTCTACGGCCGCTACGTGACGCATTTCTGGGTGTGGGTGGAAACCCTGTCGTTCGCCGTCCGCGATTCGATGTGCGGCTTCCGGCTCTATCCCCTGGCGCCCACCTGCGCACTCATCGACACGCACCGCATTCCCGCGCGGATGGCTTTCGACATCGAGATCATCGTGCGCCTCTGCTGGGCCGGCCTGCCGGTGCGCAACATCCGCACCCGGGTCACCTACCCGGAGGGCGGCCTGTCGCATTTCGACATGCTGCGGGACAACCTGCGCATCTCGTGGATGCACACCCGCCTCAGCCTGGGCATGCTCCCTCGGTTTCCGTGGATCGTGGCGCGCCGTCTGCGCGGCGCCCCCGCATCCGCCCCGGCGCAGGCACCGCAGCCACACTGGACGCGGATCGCCGAGCGCGGAAGCTCGCTGGGCCTGGCGATCGTGGCGGCCACCTACCGGCTGCTCGGCCCCCGCGCCGTCGGCTGGATGCTCTATCCGATCATCGCGTACTTCCATGCGGCCGCCGGGCCCGCACGCCGCGCATCGCAGACTTACCTCGCACGAGTGCATGCCTGTGGCGGGCTGCCCCGGCCGCCCCGTGCCCGCGACAGCTTCCGGCACATGATGGCCTTCGCACGCTCCAGCGTCGAGAAGCTGGCGGCATGGAGCGGCAAGGCCACGGCCACGCGCGTGCACTTCCCGCAGCAGGCGCTGTTCGACGAACTGGTCGCCTCCCGGCGCGGCGCACTGCTCGTCAGCGCGCACCTGGGCAACCTGGAGATGGCGCGTGCCATGGCCCACGCCGGGCAGCAGGTCACGGTGAACGCCGTGATGTACACGGACCATGCCCAGCGGTTCCACCGGATGCTGTCGCGCGTGAACGGCGGCTTCGATTTCAACCTGCTGCAGGTCTCCAGCCTGGGGCCCGACACGGCGATCCTGCTGCAGGAGAAGATCGACCGCGGCGAGTTGCTGGTCATCGTGGGCGACCGCACGCCGCCGGGCTCCCCCGGGCAGGCCTCCCGCACCTGCACGGCCGATTTCCTCGGACAGCCCGCCCTCTTCCCGGAAGGTCCGTTCATCCTCGCGAGCCTGCTGGACTGCCCCGTCTACCTGTTCTTCTGCCTGCCCGGCCCCGACGGCTATACCATCCACTTGGAACCGTTCGCGGAGCGCATCGAGCTGCCCCGCCGCGAACGCAAGCAGCGCCTGCAGGACTACGTGCGCGCCTATGCGCGCCGGCTGGAGTCCTACTGCCTGGCCGCGCCGCTGCAATGGTTCAACTTCTTCGATTTCTGGCACACCGCGACGCCCGCCGCCCTGCCAACGCAGCAGCCCGCCGGCGAGGCGCCCATCCACACCCGTACCGAATGA
- a CDS encoding beta-ketoacyl-[acyl-carrier-protein] synthase family protein has product MTSRIYLPALGLVNALGHSVDAVADGLFRGDTTGMVLEDGWIPNRPARVGRARAEDLPAVPESLAAWDCRNNRLLLQALAQIAPAVDEAVARHGSPRIGVVLGTSTSGVAEGEAALAHHRAHAGLPRGYAYTQQEIGMPGPFLARCLGLSGPAYTISTACTSSAKAFASARRLLRHKLCDAVLVGGVDSLCRLTVNGFTSLESTSSDVCNPMSRHRRGINIGEGAALFLMTREPAPVELLGIGESSDAHHISAPHPEGLGAELAMRAALADAQLPPAAVGYLNLHATATPKNDQMESLAVARVFADGVCASGTKPLTGHTLGAAGATELAFCWLAVTRGSIPPHIWDAQPDPELAPLRLAGPGEHFAPGARRIAMSNSFAFGGSNASLLLGLCPER; this is encoded by the coding sequence ATGACCTCCCGCATCTACCTCCCGGCCTTGGGCCTGGTCAATGCCCTCGGGCACTCCGTGGACGCCGTGGCGGACGGACTGTTCCGCGGCGACACCACCGGCATGGTGCTGGAGGATGGCTGGATTCCCAATCGCCCTGCCCGCGTGGGCCGCGCACGCGCAGAGGACCTGCCCGCCGTCCCGGAGTCGCTCGCGGCCTGGGACTGCCGCAACAACCGGCTGCTGCTGCAGGCGCTCGCGCAGATCGCCCCGGCGGTGGACGAGGCCGTGGCCCGCCATGGCAGCCCGCGCATCGGCGTGGTGCTGGGCACCAGCACCTCGGGCGTGGCCGAAGGCGAGGCGGCCCTGGCCCACCACCGCGCCCATGCCGGCCTGCCCCGCGGTTACGCCTACACGCAGCAGGAAATCGGCATGCCCGGGCCCTTCCTCGCGCGCTGCCTGGGCCTGTCCGGCCCGGCCTACACCATCTCGACGGCCTGCACATCAAGCGCCAAGGCCTTCGCCAGCGCGCGCCGGCTACTGCGCCACAAGCTGTGCGACGCGGTGCTCGTGGGTGGCGTGGACTCGCTCTGCCGCCTGACGGTCAACGGTTTCACCTCGCTCGAATCCACCTCGTCCGACGTCTGCAACCCCATGAGCCGGCACCGCCGCGGCATCAACATCGGGGAAGGCGCCGCGCTGTTCCTCATGACCCGAGAGCCGGCCCCCGTCGAACTCCTGGGCATCGGGGAGTCCAGCGACGCCCACCACATCTCCGCGCCCCATCCGGAGGGCCTGGGCGCCGAACTGGCGATGCGGGCCGCGCTCGCGGACGCGCAACTGCCGCCCGCCGCCGTCGGCTACCTGAACCTGCACGCCACCGCCACGCCCAAGAACGACCAGATGGAAAGCCTCGCGGTGGCGCGCGTCTTCGCGGACGGGGTCTGCGCCAGCGGCACCAAGCCGCTCACGGGCCATACGCTCGGCGCGGCCGGCGCGACCGAACTGGCCTTCTGCTGGCTGGCCGTCACGCGCGGATCCATCCCTCCCCACATCTGGGACGCGCAGCCGGACCCGGAGCTCGCGCCCCTGCGCCTGGCCGGCCCCGGCGAGCATTTCGCGCCGGGCGCGCGGCGCATCGCCATGAGCAATTCGTTCGCCTTCGGCGGCAGCAACGCGAGCCTGCTGCTGGGCCTCTGCCCGGAAAGATAA